One genomic region from Jiangella sp. DSM 45060 encodes:
- the mftD gene encoding pre-mycofactocin synthase MftD (MftD, an enzyme found in the mycofactocin biosynthesis locus, performs an oxidative deamination of 3-amino-5-[(p-hydroxyphenyl)methyl]-4,4-dimethyl-2-pyrrolidinone (AHDP). The resulting compound, now called pre-mycofactocin (PMFT), is a biologically active redox cofactor that can oxidize the non-exchangeable NADH of TIGR03971 family SDR-type oxidoreductases.), translating into MFGRNKWFETVAEAERRARRQLPSSVYGALVAGSEKGLTLRDNLAAFTELGFAPHVAATSGERDLSTHVMGQDIALPVILSPTGVQAVHPDGEVAVARAGANRGTAMGLSSFASRSIEDVIAANPKAFFQIYWLGSRDEMVRILDRARRAGAAGVILTLDWSFSHGRDWGSPSIPDRLDLKTMVRFAPQVLPHPAWLLRYLRAGTLPDLTTPNLEGTDGVAPTFFGAYGQWMQTPPATWDDVAWLRSQWDGPFMLKGVMRVDDAKRAVDAGVSAISVSNHGGNNLDGTPAAVRSLRSVVDAVGAEIDVVQDGGIRRGSDVVKSLALGAKAVMIGRAYLWGLAANGQAGVENVLDILSGGIDSALRGLGKASVRDLTPDDLVIPPGFHRTFGA; encoded by the coding sequence ATGTTCGGCAGGAACAAGTGGTTCGAGACCGTGGCCGAGGCCGAGCGGCGCGCCCGCCGCCAGCTGCCGTCGTCGGTGTACGGGGCGCTGGTGGCCGGCTCCGAGAAGGGGCTGACGCTGCGCGACAACCTCGCCGCGTTCACCGAGCTCGGGTTCGCGCCGCACGTCGCCGCGACGTCCGGCGAGCGCGACCTCTCCACCCACGTCATGGGCCAGGACATCGCACTGCCGGTCATCCTCTCGCCGACCGGCGTCCAGGCCGTCCACCCCGACGGCGAGGTGGCCGTCGCCCGGGCCGGCGCGAACCGCGGCACCGCCATGGGGCTCAGCTCGTTCGCCAGCCGGTCCATCGAGGACGTCATCGCGGCCAACCCCAAGGCGTTCTTCCAGATCTACTGGCTGGGCAGCCGCGACGAGATGGTGCGCATCCTCGACCGCGCCCGCCGGGCCGGCGCCGCCGGGGTGATCCTCACGCTGGACTGGTCGTTCAGCCACGGCCGCGACTGGGGCAGCCCGAGCATCCCCGACCGGCTCGACCTCAAGACCATGGTCCGGTTCGCGCCGCAGGTGTTGCCGCACCCGGCCTGGCTGCTGCGCTACCTGCGGGCCGGGACACTGCCCGACCTCACCACCCCCAACCTCGAGGGCACCGACGGCGTCGCGCCGACCTTCTTCGGCGCCTACGGCCAGTGGATGCAGACGCCACCCGCCACCTGGGACGACGTCGCGTGGCTGCGGTCGCAGTGGGACGGCCCGTTCATGCTCAAGGGCGTCATGCGCGTCGACGACGCCAAGCGCGCCGTCGACGCCGGGGTCAGCGCCATCTCGGTCTCCAACCACGGCGGTAACAACCTCGACGGCACCCCGGCCGCCGTCCGCTCCCTGCGCTCCGTCGTCGACGCGGTCGGCGCCGAGATCGACGTCGTCCAGGACGGCGGCATCCGGCGCGGCAGCGACGTCGTGAAGTCGCTCGCGCTGGGCGCCAAGGCCGTCATGATCGGCCGCGCCTACCTCTGGGGGCTGGCCGCCAACGGCCAGGCCGGCGTCGAGAACGTCCTCGACATCCTCAGCGGCGGCATCGACTCCGCCCTGCGCGGCCTCGGCAAGGCGTCGGTCCGCGACCTCACGCCCGACGACCTCGTCATCCCGCCGGGCTTCCACCGAACCTTCGGCGCCTAG
- a CDS encoding copper homeostasis protein CutC, giving the protein MRPLLEVIALGPGDVPGAVEGGADRLEVVADMDADGLTPSLDTVRDLKRACDLPLRVMLRSNDGFSTSGSELARLRIAAHQLANAGADGFVLGFLGLNAEIDVEATLALAEELDGRPWTFHRAIDHCLDLDDAWAVVPGLPGLDAVLTAGSARGVGSGLDELCTRATGSPAAADVIMAGGGLEPDHVPWLARAGIRQFHVGSRVRPGGSWKAYIDAGLVRSWRVLIDDAVAAAL; this is encoded by the coding sequence GTGCGTCCGCTGCTGGAGGTCATCGCCCTGGGTCCCGGTGACGTGCCCGGCGCCGTCGAGGGCGGCGCCGACCGCCTCGAGGTCGTCGCCGACATGGACGCCGACGGCCTCACACCGTCCCTCGACACCGTCCGCGATCTCAAACGCGCCTGCGACCTCCCGCTGCGGGTCATGCTGCGCTCCAACGACGGCTTCTCCACCAGCGGCTCGGAACTGGCCCGGCTGCGCATCGCCGCCCACCAGCTGGCGAACGCCGGCGCCGACGGCTTCGTGCTCGGCTTCCTCGGCCTCAACGCCGAGATCGACGTCGAGGCGACACTGGCGCTGGCGGAGGAGCTGGACGGGCGGCCGTGGACGTTCCACCGCGCCATCGACCACTGCCTCGACCTCGACGACGCGTGGGCTGTGGTACCCGGGCTGCCCGGTCTCGACGCCGTCCTGACCGCCGGCTCCGCGCGCGGCGTCGGCTCCGGCCTGGACGAGCTGTGCACGCGCGCGACCGGCTCGCCGGCGGCGGCCGACGTCATCATGGCCGGCGGTGGGCTCGAGCCCGACCACGTGCCCTGGCTGGCCCGGGCCGGCATCCGCCAGTTCCACGTGGGCAGCCGGGTCCGTCCGGGCGGCTCGTGGAAGGCCTACATCGACGCCGGGCTGGTGCGCTCGTGGCGGGTCCTCATCGACGATGCCGTGGCGGCTGCTCTGTGA
- a CDS encoding SDR family oxidoreductase, translated as MTAPLLTGRALITGGTSGIGLAFARALAARGCDLVLVARDEDRLKSTADELRRRYDVDVEVLPADLGDRAQVDAVVARLTDTGAPVEVFVNNAGKGVHSRLVTDDTSEHEQAIDLMITAVVVLGAAAARTMRGRGHGVIVNVSSVAGLITMGGYSAVKSFVRTYSESLSLELTGTGVQVTALLPGWVRTEFHERAGIRTSSIPSSLWLDPDRVVADCLADVEKRRVRSVPSARFKVLAWLAEHAPRAAVRKVTARLVSGRR; from the coding sequence ATGACCGCGCCGCTGCTCACCGGCCGGGCGCTGATCACCGGCGGGACGTCCGGCATCGGCCTCGCGTTCGCCCGGGCCCTGGCCGCGCGCGGCTGCGACCTCGTCCTGGTGGCCCGCGACGAGGACCGGCTGAAGAGCACCGCCGACGAGCTGCGCCGCCGCTACGACGTCGACGTCGAGGTGCTGCCGGCCGACCTCGGCGACCGCGCACAGGTCGACGCCGTCGTCGCCCGGCTCACCGACACCGGCGCACCCGTCGAGGTGTTCGTCAACAACGCCGGGAAGGGCGTCCACTCCCGGCTGGTCACCGACGACACCAGCGAGCACGAGCAGGCCATCGACCTCATGATCACCGCGGTGGTGGTGCTCGGCGCGGCCGCCGCGCGCACCATGCGCGGGCGCGGCCACGGCGTCATCGTCAACGTGTCGTCGGTCGCCGGGCTCATCACGATGGGCGGCTACTCGGCGGTGAAGTCGTTCGTCCGCACCTACTCCGAGAGCCTGTCGCTGGAGCTGACCGGCACGGGTGTGCAGGTCACGGCGTTGCTGCCGGGCTGGGTGCGCACCGAGTTCCACGAGCGGGCCGGCATCCGCACCAGCTCGATCCCGTCCTCGCTGTGGCTCGACCCCGACCGCGTGGTGGCCGATTGCCTGGCCGATGTCGAGAAGAGGCGGGTCCGTTCGGTACCGTCAGCACGGTTCAAGGTCCTGGCCTGGCTGGCCGAGCACGCCCCTCGGGCGGCGGTGCGCAAGGTCACGGCGCGACTGGTGAGCGGACGACGATGA
- a CDS encoding DUF4031 domain-containing protein, with protein MTVLVDPPAWPGHGRLWSHLASDESFEELHEFAARLGLPARGFDGDHYDLMESDYQRAVDAGAVPISSRELVTRLTRAGLRRRKRH; from the coding sequence GTGACGGTGCTCGTGGACCCGCCGGCCTGGCCCGGCCACGGTCGGCTCTGGTCGCACCTGGCGTCGGACGAGTCGTTCGAGGAACTGCACGAGTTCGCGGCGCGGCTGGGGTTGCCGGCCCGCGGCTTCGACGGCGACCACTACGACCTGATGGAGTCGGACTACCAGCGCGCCGTCGACGCCGGTGCGGTCCCCATCAGCAGCCGCGAGCTGGTCACCCGGCTGACGAGGGCCGGGTTGCGCCGCCGCAAGCGGCACTGA
- a CDS encoding 1-acyl-sn-glycerol-3-phosphate acyltransferase: MSELASTKRYHAAWHRWARFVAQRVLLRPVVHLTTKVSVLGAENLDDLDAPFIVVANHSSHLDAPLLVTELPRRYTRTMAVNAAADYFYRWWWMKAATSLFFNTYPVSRTNADMGKGRGLANRLLSEDVPVVVFPEGTRRNTESGVKRFKPGAAALSIAQGVPCVPVAIIGTSAAMPVGHFWPKPGRPPVTVVIGAPIHPEPGERTRDLTERLEAKVAAMVATGDPDAEGKPLRDAASPEHPAEQASDHAQKEEAS, encoded by the coding sequence ATGAGCGAACTGGCGAGTACGAAGAGGTACCACGCGGCCTGGCACCGCTGGGCCCGGTTCGTGGCGCAGCGCGTGCTCCTGCGGCCCGTCGTGCACCTGACGACGAAGGTGTCGGTGCTCGGGGCCGAGAACCTCGACGACCTCGACGCCCCGTTCATCGTCGTGGCCAACCACAGCAGCCACCTCGACGCGCCGCTACTGGTGACGGAGCTGCCGCGGCGCTACACCCGCACCATGGCCGTCAACGCCGCCGCCGACTACTTCTACCGCTGGTGGTGGATGAAGGCCGCGACGTCGTTGTTCTTCAACACCTACCCGGTGAGCCGCACCAACGCCGACATGGGCAAGGGCCGCGGCCTGGCCAACCGGCTGCTGAGCGAGGACGTCCCCGTCGTCGTGTTCCCGGAGGGCACCCGGCGCAACACCGAGAGCGGCGTCAAGCGGTTCAAGCCGGGCGCGGCCGCGCTGAGCATCGCGCAGGGCGTGCCGTGCGTGCCGGTGGCGATCATCGGCACCTCCGCGGCCATGCCGGTCGGGCACTTCTGGCCGAAGCCGGGCCGGCCGCCGGTGACGGTGGTCATCGGCGCGCCGATCCACCCGGAGCCGGGGGAACGCACCCGTGACCTGACCGAGCGGCTCGAGGCGAAGGTGGCGGCCATGGTCGCCACCGGCGACCCCGACGCCGAGGGGAAACCGCTGCGCGACGCCGCCTCGCCGGAGCACCCGGCGGAGCAGGCGAGCGACCACGCCCAGAAGGAGGAGGCGTCGTGA
- a CDS encoding MFS transporter, translating to MSPLASYRRLLSLAGLGYVVVAFLGRLPLAMSQMGTLLLVSDATGRYAAGGLAAGALAVANAVGAPLAGGIADRVGQRPVVLAQSLTAGVALAALVAAVQSDASVAVLVAAAAVAGFTMPQVGPLARVRWRPITHRTGAAQPRLVDAAFSYEGAADEASFVLGPALVGLGAVALSPSGALLAAAALLVVFGSWFALHPTARLTHALRASAAAHGTAFVTAAFLTLCLAQLLIGVIFGATQTGTTALATAAGTPGMAGLVHSLLGVGSVLAGLATAALPSRFGYDKRILVFAAGLVVLSAPLLLAGSLAALVPVVLVLGLAVAPYMISVFAAAERTVPAARVGAAMTLLAGATGIGYAVGSGVAGRLADLGGHRPAFAVTVTAAALAVLLAVVRLRIQRPAADVTTPDVLAAASQG from the coding sequence GTGTCCCCTCTCGCCTCGTACCGCCGGCTGCTGTCGCTGGCCGGCCTCGGGTACGTCGTCGTCGCCTTCCTCGGCCGGCTGCCGCTGGCCATGAGCCAGATGGGCACGCTGCTGCTGGTGTCCGACGCCACCGGCCGGTACGCCGCCGGCGGCCTGGCCGCCGGCGCGCTGGCCGTCGCCAACGCCGTCGGGGCGCCGCTGGCCGGCGGCATCGCCGACCGCGTCGGGCAGCGGCCGGTCGTGCTGGCCCAGTCGCTGACGGCAGGTGTCGCGCTCGCCGCGCTGGTCGCGGCCGTCCAGTCCGACGCGAGTGTCGCGGTGCTGGTCGCCGCGGCCGCCGTCGCCGGGTTCACCATGCCGCAGGTCGGCCCGCTGGCGCGGGTGCGCTGGCGGCCCATCACGCACCGCACCGGCGCCGCGCAGCCGCGGCTCGTCGACGCCGCGTTCTCCTACGAGGGCGCCGCCGACGAGGCGTCGTTCGTGCTCGGACCGGCGCTGGTCGGCCTCGGCGCCGTGGCGCTGAGCCCGAGCGGCGCGCTGCTGGCCGCGGCCGCCCTGCTGGTGGTGTTCGGCTCCTGGTTCGCGCTGCACCCGACCGCCCGGCTGACGCACGCGCTGCGGGCGTCGGCGGCCGCGCACGGCACGGCGTTCGTCACCGCCGCGTTCCTGACGCTGTGCCTGGCCCAGCTACTCATCGGCGTGATCTTCGGCGCCACCCAGACCGGTACGACGGCGCTGGCCACGGCCGCGGGCACGCCCGGGATGGCCGGCCTGGTGCACTCGCTGCTCGGCGTGGGCAGCGTGCTGGCCGGGCTGGCGACGGCAGCGCTGCCGTCGCGGTTCGGCTACGACAAGCGGATCCTGGTGTTCGCCGCCGGGCTGGTGGTGCTGTCGGCGCCGCTGCTGCTGGCCGGGTCACTGGCCGCGCTCGTGCCGGTCGTGCTGGTGCTCGGCCTGGCCGTCGCGCCGTACATGATCAGCGTGTTCGCCGCCGCCGAGCGGACGGTGCCGGCCGCCCGCGTCGGTGCCGCCATGACGCTGCTGGCCGGCGCCACGGGCATCGGCTACGCCGTCGGGTCAGGCGTCGCCGGCCGGTTGGCCGACCTCGGCGGGCACCGGCCCGCGTTCGCCGTCACCGTCACCGCCGCGGCACTCGCGGTGCTGCTGGCCGTCGTCCGGCTGCGCATCCAGCGCCCGGCGGCGGACGTCACCACTCCCGATGTGCTGGCAGCAGCGTCCCAGGGTTGA
- a CDS encoding HAD-IB family hydrolase — translation MSADTASGGTSILHGAHVLLTGATGFVGQALLEKLLSSYPDTRVSLIVRPRGALSAQDRIDRLFRKPVFGAWRKAVGDDEAERQYRARVTVLEGDLGALPPLPADVDVVIHSASTVSFDLPIDEAFDSNVSGPESLYRALLAGGTDPHVVHVSTGYVAGLRKGIAEERSLEHEVDRVAELAYAQAARPDAERLSRNPRLLQRLLTQAQADHGRAGARVVTDAAEQARQEWVRNELVEAGRTRAQSLGWPDVYTFTKALGERVAEDLWAGAGHRLTVVRPTIIESSLKHPFPGWIDGFKVADPLIAAYGRGLLPEFPALADTVLDVIPVDYVVNAALAAAAAPPPPGEAQYFQVSSGITNPLPFGRLLRLVHEYFEANPLQDAKGHVAVPSWSFPHRGVVERALRRRERVVDLADKAVDRLPPSERSRKWISTIYRARRDLDTLRKFTSLYQPYTETEVIFDDARLRELHASLPDDRKAEHGFDVTEIDWAHYLQKIHIPGVPGLTRGSGGDGSGSGPAPLELPRRTDVVAVFDLQKTVAAATLVEHYVWIELAAKPLSRWPVVLSNLVALGPRYLQAERRDRGDFIRTFMRRYEGVNENELRKVIADEVTVSLHRGLFEQALERIKAHRAAGHRTVLLTGEIDVFVEPLAPLFDVMVAGKMESDESGRWTGHLATPPLVGEARAAWLRRYARSEGLDLAGSYAYGDSYADRSWLEVVGHPSAVNPDASLYRYAKSKRWPVHTWTTTAEGRLSPVVRSVRGARRA, via the coding sequence GTGAGCGCCGACACGGCCAGCGGAGGAACCTCGATCTTGCACGGCGCACACGTTCTCCTCACCGGCGCGACCGGGTTCGTCGGACAGGCTCTGCTCGAGAAGCTGCTGTCCAGCTACCCCGACACCAGGGTCAGCCTGATCGTCCGGCCACGCGGCGCGCTCAGCGCACAGGACCGCATCGACCGGCTGTTCCGCAAGCCCGTCTTCGGCGCCTGGCGCAAGGCCGTCGGCGACGACGAGGCCGAGCGGCAGTACCGCGCGCGGGTCACCGTCCTCGAAGGTGACCTCGGCGCCCTGCCGCCACTGCCCGCCGACGTCGACGTCGTCATCCACTCCGCGTCGACGGTCTCCTTCGACCTGCCGATCGACGAGGCGTTCGACTCCAACGTCTCCGGGCCCGAGTCGCTGTACCGTGCGCTGCTCGCGGGCGGCACCGACCCCCACGTCGTCCACGTCTCCACCGGCTACGTCGCCGGGCTGCGCAAGGGCATCGCCGAGGAGCGCAGCCTCGAGCACGAGGTCGACCGCGTCGCCGAGCTCGCCTACGCGCAGGCCGCCCGCCCCGACGCCGAGCGGCTGTCGCGCAACCCGCGGCTGCTGCAGCGGCTGCTCACGCAGGCGCAGGCCGACCACGGCCGGGCCGGCGCGCGGGTCGTCACCGACGCCGCCGAGCAGGCCCGCCAGGAGTGGGTCCGCAACGAGCTGGTCGAGGCCGGCCGCACCCGCGCGCAGAGCCTGGGCTGGCCCGACGTCTACACCTTCACCAAGGCGCTGGGCGAGCGGGTCGCCGAGGACCTCTGGGCCGGCGCCGGCCACCGGTTGACGGTCGTCCGGCCGACCATCATCGAGTCGTCGCTCAAGCACCCGTTCCCGGGCTGGATCGACGGCTTCAAGGTCGCCGACCCGCTCATCGCGGCGTACGGACGCGGCCTGCTGCCGGAGTTCCCGGCGCTGGCCGACACCGTGCTCGACGTCATCCCGGTCGACTACGTCGTCAACGCCGCACTGGCCGCGGCCGCCGCGCCGCCACCGCCCGGCGAGGCACAGTACTTCCAGGTCAGCTCCGGCATCACCAACCCGCTGCCGTTCGGGCGGCTGCTGCGGCTGGTGCACGAGTACTTCGAGGCCAATCCGCTCCAGGACGCCAAGGGACACGTCGCCGTCCCATCGTGGTCGTTCCCGCACCGCGGCGTGGTCGAGCGGGCGCTGCGCCGCCGCGAGCGGGTCGTCGACCTCGCCGACAAGGCCGTCGACCGCCTGCCGCCGAGCGAGCGCTCGCGCAAGTGGATCTCCACCATCTACCGCGCCCGCCGCGACCTCGACACCCTGCGCAAGTTCACCTCGCTGTACCAGCCGTACACCGAGACCGAGGTCATCTTCGACGACGCCCGCCTGCGCGAGCTGCACGCGTCGCTGCCCGACGACCGCAAGGCCGAGCACGGCTTCGACGTCACCGAGATCGACTGGGCGCACTACCTGCAGAAGATCCACATCCCCGGCGTGCCCGGCCTGACCCGCGGCAGCGGCGGCGACGGCTCGGGCTCCGGCCCGGCGCCGCTCGAGCTGCCGCGGCGCACCGACGTCGTCGCCGTCTTCGACCTGCAGAAGACGGTCGCCGCGGCCACGCTGGTCGAGCACTACGTGTGGATCGAGCTGGCCGCCAAGCCGCTGTCGCGGTGGCCGGTCGTGCTGAGCAACCTGGTCGCGCTCGGCCCGCGCTACCTGCAGGCCGAGCGGCGCGACCGCGGCGACTTCATCCGCACGTTCATGCGCCGCTACGAGGGCGTCAACGAGAACGAGCTGCGCAAGGTCATCGCCGACGAGGTGACGGTGTCGCTGCACCGCGGCCTGTTCGAGCAGGCGCTCGAGCGCATCAAGGCGCACCGCGCGGCCGGGCACCGCACCGTCCTGCTGACCGGCGAGATCGACGTGTTCGTCGAGCCGCTGGCGCCGCTGTTCGACGTCATGGTGGCCGGCAAGATGGAGTCCGACGAGTCCGGCCGCTGGACGGGGCACCTGGCCACGCCGCCGCTGGTCGGCGAGGCCCGGGCGGCCTGGCTGCGCCGGTACGCGCGGTCCGAGGGGCTCGACCTCGCCGGCTCCTACGCCTACGGCGACAGCTACGCCGACCGCTCCTGGCTGGAGGTCGTCGGCCACCCGAGCGCAGTCAACCCCGACGCCAGCCTGTACCGCTACGCCAAGTCCAAGCGCTGGCCGGTGCACACCTGGACCACCACCGCCGAGGGCCGGCTGTCGCCGGTCGTGCGCAGCGTGCGGGGAGCACGACGGGCATGA
- a CDS encoding metal-dependent phosphohydrolase, which produces MDLERRWAALAGDSAAATAAGADLLARWGEAHRHYHATGHLAAVLVAVDELAGAAADYDAVRFAAWFHDAVYDGRPGDDEAASARLAREVLTSLGRPAAQVDEVERLVLLTAGHDPAPGDGNGAVLCDADLAVLAGTPSDYAAYASAVRADYAHVSDADFAAGRAAVLKGLLDRPALFHTDDGRRRWEAQARHNLRTELTLLRAAY; this is translated from the coding sequence ATGGATCTCGAGCGACGTTGGGCCGCGCTGGCCGGCGACTCGGCGGCGGCGACGGCGGCCGGCGCGGATCTGCTGGCCCGCTGGGGCGAGGCGCACCGTCACTACCACGCGACCGGCCACCTGGCCGCCGTCCTGGTCGCGGTCGACGAGCTGGCCGGCGCCGCGGCCGACTACGACGCCGTCCGGTTCGCCGCCTGGTTCCACGACGCCGTCTACGACGGCCGGCCGGGCGACGACGAAGCGGCCAGCGCGCGGCTGGCCCGCGAGGTGCTGACGTCGCTGGGCCGGCCGGCGGCGCAGGTCGACGAGGTCGAGCGGCTGGTGCTACTCACCGCCGGCCACGATCCCGCGCCCGGCGACGGCAACGGCGCCGTGCTCTGCGACGCCGACCTCGCCGTGCTAGCGGGCACTCCGTCCGACTACGCGGCCTACGCGTCCGCCGTCAGAGCCGACTACGCACACGTGTCCGACGCCGACTTCGCCGCCGGCCGGGCCGCCGTGCTGAAGGGCCTGCTGGATCGTCCGGCGCTCTTCCACACCGACGACGGCCGCCGCCGCTGGGAGGCCCAGGCCCGGCACAACCTGCGGACCGAGCTCACCCTGCTCCGCGCCGCCTACTGA
- a CDS encoding FAD-binding oxidoreductase — MTGVKHQKWWGWGVEGIAFTHDDKPKLAPFVMEKIGLDLNAPGTPPPAFDDLEVPASQLQDDLGTKLRDAVGEQYVDTDDLNRVVHTYGKGLVDLVRVRAGDLPRVPDAVVYPADEDQVRQVVDAVVAADGVVIPFGGGSNISGSLTPQAGEQRVVVSLDLGRLSRVLEVDEAAGLARIQAGALGPDLEDQLNARGWTMGHQPDSFKHSTLGGWIATRSSGMQSDKYGDIADITRGLRVVLPGKVIVLRPLPSTSSGPSVREMILGSEGRLGIITEAWVNVHRLPENREIIAYLFPTWAAGVAAMHEISESDASPTVTRVSDANETAFSLSMQKPSKGLAAKAGPILFNVLERRGWDLSAACLSYIGYEGAESHLKHEKAIVGKIVKKHGGIKLGKGPGSLYDQKKFDTPYIRDFLLDIGALGDVSETAAPWSKLMNLYANTIRAANEAYAELGVKGFAMCHLSHSYHSGACLYFTFAFPPSTDVAAEQIEQYWVVKKAIQQSFIDNEATISHHHGVGTDHAHWLEDDISPAGVDVMAGLLEAVDPGRNLNPGTLLPAHREW, encoded by the coding sequence GTGACCGGTGTCAAGCACCAGAAGTGGTGGGGCTGGGGAGTCGAGGGCATCGCCTTCACCCACGACGACAAGCCGAAGCTGGCCCCGTTCGTCATGGAGAAGATCGGTCTCGACCTCAACGCGCCCGGCACGCCGCCGCCCGCGTTCGACGACCTCGAGGTGCCGGCCTCCCAGCTCCAGGACGACCTCGGCACGAAGCTGCGCGACGCCGTGGGCGAGCAGTACGTCGACACCGACGACCTCAACCGCGTCGTGCACACCTACGGCAAGGGGCTGGTCGACCTCGTCCGCGTCCGCGCCGGCGACCTCCCCCGCGTCCCGGACGCCGTGGTCTACCCGGCCGACGAGGACCAGGTGCGCCAGGTCGTCGACGCCGTGGTCGCGGCCGACGGCGTCGTCATCCCGTTCGGCGGCGGCTCCAACATCTCCGGCTCGCTGACCCCGCAGGCCGGCGAGCAGCGCGTCGTCGTGTCGCTCGACCTCGGCCGGCTGAGCCGGGTGCTGGAGGTCGACGAGGCGGCGGGGCTGGCCCGCATCCAGGCCGGCGCGCTCGGCCCGGACCTCGAGGACCAACTCAACGCCCGCGGCTGGACCATGGGCCACCAGCCCGACAGCTTCAAGCACTCGACGCTCGGCGGCTGGATCGCGACCCGCAGTTCGGGCATGCAGTCGGACAAGTACGGCGACATCGCCGACATCACCCGCGGCCTGCGGGTCGTGCTGCCGGGCAAGGTCATCGTGCTGCGGCCGCTGCCCAGCACGTCGTCCGGGCCGAGCGTGCGCGAGATGATCCTCGGCTCCGAGGGCCGGCTCGGCATCATCACCGAGGCGTGGGTCAACGTGCACCGGCTGCCGGAGAACCGCGAGATCATCGCGTACCTGTTCCCGACGTGGGCGGCCGGCGTCGCGGCGATGCACGAGATCTCCGAATCCGACGCGTCGCCGACGGTCACCCGCGTGTCCGACGCCAACGAGACCGCGTTCTCGCTGTCCATGCAGAAGCCGTCGAAGGGGCTGGCGGCGAAGGCCGGGCCGATCCTGTTCAACGTGCTGGAGCGGCGCGGCTGGGACCTCTCCGCGGCCTGCCTGTCCTACATCGGCTACGAGGGCGCCGAGTCGCACCTCAAGCACGAGAAGGCCATCGTCGGCAAGATCGTGAAGAAACACGGTGGCATCAAGCTGGGCAAGGGTCCGGGCTCGCTGTACGACCAGAAGAAGTTCGACACCCCGTACATCCGCGACTTCCTGCTCGACATCGGCGCGCTCGGCGACGTCTCCGAGACCGCGGCGCCGTGGTCGAAGCTGATGAACCTGTACGCCAACACCATCCGCGCGGCCAACGAGGCCTACGCCGAGCTGGGCGTGAAGGGCTTCGCGATGTGCCACCTGTCGCACAGCTACCACTCCGGCGCGTGCCTGTACTTCACCTTCGCGTTCCCGCCCAGCACCGACGTGGCGGCGGAGCAGATCGAGCAGTACTGGGTGGTGAAGAAGGCCATCCAGCAGTCGTTCATCGACAACGAGGCGACTATCTCTCACCACCACGGCGTCGGCACCGACCACGCGCACTGGCTCGAGGACGACATCTCCCCGGCCGGCGTCGACGTCATGGCCGGGCTGCTGGAGGCCGTCGACCCCGGCCGCAACCTCAACCCTGGGACGCTGCTGCCAGCACATCGGGAGTGGTGA